The Spirochaetales bacterium region AAACCGATTTCAAGCGGAAATAATGCGCATCCGGCCGTCCGGCTTCGCCATTACCCCGTGCAGGTGATGCAGGGGGAGGTGATCCCTTCCCTGATCGCGTATTTGACCAGTTCGGCGATACCGGCAAGCGAGAGTTTCGTCATGATCCGCCTCCGGTGCGCTTCGACCGTTTTGACGCTGATGTTGAGGTACCATGCAATCTCTTTCGGATTTTTCCCGTCAGCCAGATATTTGAGAACCTCGTATTCCCGCTCGGAAAGCGAGTGGAGGCGGCAGCCGTCTTTTTTTGCCGTTTTTCTGACATAATCGTTGATTACAATGCCGGTGATACTGCGGCTGAGATAGGTGCCGTCATGATAGACGGTTTTGATCGCTGAAGCGAGTTCCTCGAACGCGCAATCCTTGATCAGGTAGCCGGAGGCGCCGGCCGAAAGCATTTCCGTGATAAAACGGCTGTTCGAATGCATCGAAAGCGCGATGATCCTGATACCATCGTTTTCTTCGAGAATCTTCCTTGTCGCTTCGATCCCGTTCAATCCCGGCATCGTCACATCCATGATCACTATATCCGGTTTGAGCGACCGGGCGAGTTCGATTGTCTCGATACCGTCGACCGCTTCGCCCGCGATTTCGATGTCCGGAAGCTGTTCGACGAGCGACTTCAGGCCGTCCCTCATTATTTTATGATCGTCTGAGAGAAGCAGTGAAATAGCCATTATTTTTTTCCTCCCGTCAAACATGATTTTTTTGCAAAGGGTATCATGAGGTTTACTTTTGTCCCCGCCCCTTCGGCTGATTCGATATCGAGCCTGCCGCCGATATAGTTGAGCCGTTCGCGGATGTTGAACAGCCCGAATCCTTTGCACCCTGAAATGATCGTCTCGAGCCGGCCGGAATCGAATCCCTTTCCCCGATCGCAGACGGAAATGGTAACACCGTCATCGCCGCCGTGAATATCAACGGCGGCGATGTCCGTACCCGCGTGTTTGACGACATTCAAGAGCAGTTCATTGATGATTTTAAAAAGCAGGATGCTCATGTCCTCGTTCATATCGATACGGTCGATATCGGTGTAAAAATCACAGGAAAGACCGTACCTGTCGCGGTAATGATCGATCAGCCATTCAAACGCGGCGATCAGTCCGAATTCGTACAGGACGGGGGGGCTGAGTGTAAACGTTAGCGACCGTGTCGTACGTATCGTATCCTCCACCAGTGAACGGACCTCCTCGATAACGGATGAATCCGGGTGGTTTTTATGCGAGGCCTTCAGGGCGCCAAGCTTGATTTTGGCGAGCGCGAGTTTCTGGCCGATATGATCGTGCAGATTGGTGGCGATCCTCCTCCGCTCCTTTTCCTCGGCCAGGGTCAGTTCGGAAGAGATTGCCTTGAGTTTCGAACGGTAACGGGCGAGTGTTTTTTTTGTTTTCATTTTCTCCGTTATGTCACGGATATTGAAGACAAAACCCTTTACAGTACCTTCCGTATCCCAGAAGGGGGTTGCCGATGAACAACAGGTTTTCTTTTTTTTCCCTGTCGTATCTCCGATTTCGAATATCGTTTCGACACATGTGTCTCCGCCGGTTATCCTTTTGATGGGGCACCTCGCGGTATCGCAGTCGGGATTGCACAGGATTTGCGAACATCTTTTTCCGACTATGTCGGATTCCGTGCGTTCCAAAAGGCGCTTCAGCATGGCGTTTGTCTTGATTATTTTACCTTCGGGCCCGATTATTGCGATGCCGTTCACCGAATTCTGAAAAATCTGATCCATTTCCGTGCGGATGAGGGCGAGACCCTTTTCCGTTTTGATCAGTTTCTCGCTCAACATGGTGACTATGAAATAGACGAATACGAACATAAACGCCCTCAACAGGTCATTGTATATTTCAACCCCGGAGCGGACAAACAGGTGGTTGAGAACGAGAAAAAGGGAGAGAAAAAGTGCGACGATATATCCCTTTTTCCACCAGATCGCGGCAAGGATGATGGGAATATAGAAGAAATGTGTGACCACCGCCCCTTTTTTTAGAAAAATATGAAAGAAAATGGTAAGAGAAAGCGTCACGGCAAGCAATACCGTCATTACAAGTATTTTATAATGCTTTTTCTGCCGACCGAGCATAGGAAACCCCTTTTGAAAAGATACGGGAAACAATAAAAGCTCCCGTATCTTTTTAGCATAAAGACACATCTATGAAAACCTAAAATTCTTCGAAATCTTCATCGCGTTTGTCTCCTGCGGCGTTTCCGCCCATATCGATATCGACACCGTCTTTAATGTTTTTATTTTTTTTCTGTTTCGTCCTGCGGTCCTCGACAACGGTGATTCCCGTCTGTGTCTCGGCCGCGCTGTGTTCCTTTCCGCTCCCCAGATGTCCGATATTGATTTTATGTGTCGTCACCATGTTCTTTTTTCCCCCTGTATGATCCGGGAGGACATGGGCGGATTTTCTGCCGTTCCCGTTTCCGTCGGTTCTGAAGAATTCCATCGTCGCAAGCAGTTGTTCGGCCTGACCCGCGAGTTCTTCGGAAGTGGACGCCATTTCTTCGGAAGCCGAGGCGTTCTGCTGGATCACCGTATCGAGCTGCATGATTGCCTTGTTGATCTGTTCGACGCCGGAATTCTGTTCCTTGCTTGCCGCGCTGATCTCCTGAACGAGTTCCGCCGTTTTTTGAATATCGGGCACGATCCGTTTCAGCATATCGCCCGCCTTTTCGGCTATGGCGACGCTCGTCGAGGACAATTCCGAAATTTCCCCCGCCGCGATCTGACTCCGTTCGGCGAGTTTTCTCACTTCGGCCGCGACAACGGCGAACCCCTTGCCGTGTTCTCCCGCCCGAGCGGCTTCGATCGCCGCGTTCAAAGCAAGCATATTCGTCGACCTCGCGATTTCTTCAATTATTCTTATCTTTTCGGCTATTTCTTTCATTGCCAACACCGTGTCGGCAACGGATTTGCCTCCTTCTTCTGCATCCTGTGAGGCCTTGAGCGCGATTTTTTCCGTTTGGAGGGCATTATCCGCGTTCTGCCTGATATTGGCCCCCATCTGTTCCATGGAAGAAGAGACCTCCTCGGCGGCCGCGGCCTGTTCGTTCGCACCCTGCGACAATTCCTCGGAACTCGATGACAGCTGCTGGCTTCCCGAAGAGACATTATCCGCCGCCCCTTTTACCGTCATCACGATTTCATTCAGTTTGCCGACCATATTTCTGAGTGCCTCGACGAGTATCCCTATTTCATCGTTCTGGTATATGTCGATGTGCGCGGTCAGGTTACCGTCGGCGACATTTTTCGCGAAATCGACCCCTTTACGGAGCGCCTTTGTGATCGATCGTGTGATAATGACGGCGATAATAAGGCTCAATAGTATCGCGAGTCCTGTTCCGCTCCAGATAACGACATTCGACTGGGCCATTTGAGCGAGCATTTTCGCTTTCTGGTCTTCGCGGGCGTTCGTGCAGATTTCGTCCGCCGCCCTCGCCGCTTTTACCATCGCCTCGTCCGCCGCTTTCTGTTCATCTCGAAGGTCTACATAGCGGTCGAATGCCTGGCGATACGCCCTCACCGATTCGAGGACACGATCGGATAATTCTTTGTTCGATGTCTGCTGAAAACGTGATTTCAATTCCTGCGCGAGTTCCTCTATCTGGAGTGCACTCGTCTTTACCTTGTCGGCGTAGGCCGGATCATCGCGGATGATGAAATTCTTCTCCTCGCGCCTGCATTCCAGGGCCCAGATGATGAGTCTGCCCGCATCGTCTGATTTCAGGAGTTTGTCCTGTATCGCCGCCCTGTCCGCACCGGATGCGAGCAGCTTTTTGTATTCGGCCTGCTGGTCGGTCATCATCTTTTCCGCCGCGGTAATGACATTTCTCGCCTGATTGGTCATTATGGTATCCTGTTCATCGAGTCTGGTCTGTAATGACACATAATTATCGAACGCCTGTTCATAAACGGCCGTTTGGGACAGGACGTCGTCCATCTGTTTTTTATTGACCTCCTGATCGAATTTATTTTTTGTCGTTTCCGCCTGGCTAGTTATGTCCGAAACGATTTTTTTGACTTCATCAATGTAACTTTTGTCGCCGCGGATAATGAAATTTTTTTCCTGCTGTCTGGCCTGAAGCATATATTTCACCAGCCTGTTGACATCATCGCTTTTGTCGACCCTGTCCGCGACACCATTCATACCTATCCAGGCAACAATACCGACAATACCGGTAATAATGAGGACAACGGTAAAGCCGCCGCCTATTTTCAATGCCATTCTTAAATCTTTTAACATTACTTCCTCCTTGCTGATGTATTACATCTTGCCTGTCCGGGAAATAACCGGCTATGCGCATTTTTTGTTGATCAGCCGGGTGTTTCCCATCGGATACCTAGAGAATAGTAAGTAAAAATACGTATACAATTGACCAATCCCTTAATTTTATCGGAAAAATGGTAAAGATGATATAAGGTCTCTCTTGAGCGGAATAAAGGATTTTCTTTATTGGAATGATGATGTGAATCGGTATAATTGACGGAAAATAAATTAATCGCAAATAAATAAAGATGGCTCAGTTGTCAACCGAAGTTATTCCTTCCCCGATCGCGTACTTGACGAGTTCGGGAATTGAAGAAATACGTGTTTTTTCCATAATATTGCGTTTATGGGTTTCTACCGTTTTGGGGCTGAGATAAAGTATCGCCGCTATTTCCTTGGTCGATTTCCCTTCTGCAATAAGCTGAAGGACCTCGCGTTCGCGTATACTGAGTACAATCCCGGCGGTACCGGCCGTCTTTGATTTCTGCCGAACGTAATCCCTGACAACGACGTCGGTGATCGACGGGCTGAGGTACATTCTTCCTTCATATACCATGTGAACCGCGGCGATCAGTTCCTCGAATGCGCAATCCTTCAATAGATAGCCGGAAGCGCCCGCTTCGAGTATTCCGGAAATAAAGCGAGCGTGCGCGTGCATGGAGAGAGCGATTATTTTTACTTCGGGAAATCGTTCATTGATAATGCCGGTCGTGTCGATTCCGTTCAGTCCGGGCATGGTGATGTCCATGATTATAATATCCGGATTGAGTATTTCCGTTTTTCGTATCACCTCGTGCCCGTCGGACGCCTTTCCGACCACCTCTATTTCCGGTTCTTTTGCCAAAAGGGAAAGAAGACCCTCCCTCATGAGTCGGTGGTCGTCGGCGACAATGATTTTTATCCTCATCGTTATCAATAAAGTATATAACGCTATTCTTTTTTGTGCAAATTAAATACGGAATGCTGGTATTAACGCATGCGATTGAAAAACGTAAAAAAAAACCCGCCGCTCGCCCCCTTTTGGGGCAGACGGCAGGTGTTTTTGCGGGGAGAACTACAGATCGTATCCCCATACATAGTGGAGTTCGAGAAACACATTGCTTTGATCACCGAACATGCCGACGGCATCCGACGTATCGAGCCGGATGTCTCCGGAGCCGGGTTCCGAATACCATGAGAAGAAAAGATCGGCCCCGAGGGTGATCTCGAAAGAAAGCTGGGGTTTGAATATCAGCCGGGGGGAAGCGATAAGGCTGCCGTAGCGGGTTTTTTCTTCCGTGTCGTAGAAGACGGGAAGGAGGTACGCACCCCTGATCACGGGAGTAATCCTTTCGTCGAGGAAAGGAAACTCGAAATTGACCGAGAGGGTGTTGAGCAATCCCTCCGTCTCCCCCCCGATCGATTGTGTGAGGGCCCGGTAGTAATAGGTGACGGCGTAATCGGGATCCATCATCTGTAACGGATCCGGCGCGCCGCCCGGATAGTCGCTGAAAAAACCGTCGTCGTAATCGAAAATAAACCGGCCGTTGTACTGTATGTTCGCGTAAAAAAGGGCGCCGGGTCCGTAATTGAAATCGATTCCGGCCGTCCATTCCAGCCGGGGATTCCTCGTTCCGGCGTCGCTTGCATCGGGGTCGCCGGTGAGGGTGAAGCAGGTTTCGAGCCATATGCCCGCGCCCCCGATCGTCGTTTTCGCGTCGGCGCCTATGCGGTGTAACGGCTCACGTCCCAGGGTGAGGTGTTTGTCCATCGGGTTCGTGTAGGCGACGGACGGGGTGTAGTACGGGTCGTGATCGAAGAGGTAACTCAACGAAAAGTCGGCCAGCGGTGTATAGGCGGCAAGCCTGAGACCGAGCGAACCGGACCAAATATCGAGGGGCAGTTGTTCGACGGTGACTTCGTCCGCCGCGAAAAGGGCTTCCGGGACGGCGGCTTCGGCGTCGACGGGGAAAATGTCCGGGTCGTTGTGGGGAACATATACCCCTTCGATAGAAAATGCCCCCGTAACGTACCATTTAATGTAAAGGGAAAGGACGGGAATTGAAGTGGGTTCCGTCAGGTCCGTGTAATCTTTGGGATTGACGTTGTCCGTCGGATTTATTTTATCGGCGACTCCCCATCTGATAATCTGGTACCCGAGACTCAACGACAATCCTTCGGGGCCATAAAGAATATAATTTTCCAATGCCCGGATTTCAGTCGCATTATGCCAGACGCCTTCCCCGTTCAGGGAAAAAAGGATGCGCCAGTTCGAATAGAGCGACACATCCCCCTGGTGCGCCGAAAACGAGAAGAGATTTTCGAGACCCGTGGAGGTGAGCGGACCGTCGAAGACGAGGGGATCCCCGCTTACCGGCATATGAAGGGAGGCGGTATGTTCGCTTTTCAATTCGCCGGCAAAACCGCCGCCGTCGGCCGGGGCAGTTTCGTTTTCCGTCCCGATATCCTCTTCAAGATCATCGAACAGGTCCCCGAAATCATTGTCTTCAAGACACCATATCTGGGGAAGGGCCGGAATAAAAAAAGATACCGCGCAAAAAAGGACAATTGTCGTAAATAGTTTGTTTTTCACGATAGCTCCCTCCTAACGTTCGAGATTTTGTATGGTAAAAACCGAATCGGGGATCGAATGATCGACCTTGATCTCTTCCGTTTTGATCAGTGTTTTATGCCCGTTGACATTGACGACCAGGGTTTTGACCGGAATAATGAAAGCGCCCGATTTTTTTATCTCCACGATATGGATGGTTTTCACCAGGTCGCCGTTTTTGTCGTACAATTCGGACTTGCAGATCGCGAAATCGCCTTTGCTTATCCAGATCCTGCTTTTTGAATAGGGCGCGGACGAATCCTTGGGCACGGATTCGATCACCCAGCATTCCGTAGCGGCGGCCTCTCCGTCTTTCGCGAGGTTGACGGTATCCGTGGAAACAAAGGTATAGCTGCTGTCCTCGACATCCCTGTCTTCCATATCGTAGTAGGTGAGGTCGGAACCCATAAAGGTCTGGTTTTTCGAGGACGATGCGATCTTTCTCACCTTTCCCAGTTCAGGGATATAGATACGCTGGTCGTCCTCTCCGGATTTGTTGCCGATTGTCAGAAACTTCGTCCCCTTCACATCCGCCGGTAAAAGAAATTCGATAAAGGTTTTTGCCCCTGCGGGGGCTTTTTTTGTGAAGATTTTGAGTTTTCTCGTATTCGTCGTTCCGTCGGCGTCTCGAAGCGCCATATAAGCGACGCTTTCCATTTCATCCGGATTTTGCGAGGAGTACGCTTTTTTCATGATCTGATACGGATCCGGTTCGGCCGCCTGAAGCAAGGCGGTCGCGATCATAAATAATATAATGAGAGTATTTCGATATAAACCCGGCATAATAGCCTCCTTCTTGAATGATGATATATTTTTATCCGGAACAGGTATCTTTCAGGCCGAATGCAGCAGTTTCTTCTCCCGCGCTTCACGGGCGTCCGGCCCGGCCGGAATACCTTTCCCGGTGTTTTTCTCCTTTCCGTTTTTTGTGATGAATTTCGGTTTCACAGAGACGATGAGGACCGGGAGCACGGTGATGGAAAAGACCGATGAAGTGACCATCGTCAGACAGATCAGGAGGCCCAGTTCGTTGAGCGGTGAAAATGAAGAGGCGAACAGGACCGCGAACCCGGCGGCAACGCTCACCGCGTTGAAAACGATCGCCTTGCCGCTGGAAAGAAGTGTCTTTTTGACTGCGGCGATCCAGTCGCCGGTTTTTTTCATTTCGTCGGTGATGATCGAAATAAAATGGATCGCGTAGTCGATCCCGATTCCTATCGCCACGGAAGCGACTAAAGCGGTCACCGTGTCCAGGACGATTGAAAAATAACCCATGATACCGAAATTCATGAGGATGGCGGCGACGATCGGTATGAGCGAGAGTAAACCGGCGACCGGAGAGCGGAAGGTGACGGTGACGATTAAAAAGACAATGCACAGCGAGACGGCAATGCTCATGATCTGGGTGTTGATGATGAGGTCATTGACCGCCATAAGCATATCGGCGTCTCCGGCCAGTTCGACGGAATAGCCCAGGGGTTCGATGTTCGCCGCCGAATATTCCCGTATCGCGTCCTTTACGTTCTGAATGAAGGCGGGGTGGGGGTTGTTCATCTGAATGTGCATGAGGGCGCTTTCAGGATCGTCCATGTCGTCGATGAGATTGTCGAGGTTTCCCGAATACAGCAAAAGATATTTTGAAATAAGATTTCTGAGCCCGATGTTTGACGCGAGATTGTATTTTTCAGGATCGGACGGTATCTCGTTATAGGATGAGTCGCTGTTGTTGAGGACATAATTCATCCGTTTTATGAAATCGACGACACTCGAGACCTTTTTGACTTCGGGGAATTTCGTCCTGAGATAAACGGAGAGTTCATCCATCGCGGCGAGTATTTCGGGATTTTTCACGCTCCTGCGGTCCGAGGTCTTCGATTGGACACCGCCTGTTGTCATTACCGGCGTCTCTTCTCCCGGATGATTGCCGGCTTCGAAATCGGAGTCCGTAAAAAAATCCGATTCATCGAACGCGCCGGTTTCGTCCGTCCCGTCCTGACCGGATGCGGGTATTTCGTTACCGGTGATCATGACATTGAGGATGGATGTCCCGGAGAACGTCGAATTAATATAGGCGTCCGCCTTCCTGATTTCCGTTTCCTCCTTGAAAAACCGGATCAGGGGTTTCCCGACATTGATGAGGGGAATCCCCGTTGCCGAGATTATGATGACGATACCGGAGATAATGAGTATCGGTTTTTTCCTGCGGATAATGGCCGCCCCCAGCGCGGTCAATCCGTTGGCCAGCATACCGTTCCGCGGTTTACCCCCTCCGGACCTTTTGCCTGCAAGCCGTTTTCCCGAAAGGAGAAGCGATGGAATGAAAAGCAGCGAAATGACAAGCGCGGAGGCGACGCCCGCTGCGGTAAAAATGCCGAAATAGCGGATCATCGTTATTCCGCTTAACGCGAGGGCGCCGAATCCGGCTATCGTGGTAAGGCCGGCGAGCAGGACCGGTTTACCGATTTTTCGTATTGTCGCAAGGACAATATGACGGTGGGTGTCTTCACTGCCGTCTTCACGGACGGCGTCGCCCGCACCGGCGCTGAGGACTTTCTCGTCGTAATAATGGCTGATCATGTGGATGCCGTAGGCGCTTCCCACGGCGACGAGAAGGATCGGGATGGCGGTCATCATGATGGCGATCGGTATGTCGAAAAGCGCCATGATGCCGAAGGTCCAGACCACACTCAGCACGACGGTAAGCATGATAAGCAGGACGCCGGACAATCGCTTCAGGGCGAGCGCCAGTATGATAAAAAGCACGGCAAGCACAAGGGGAAACATGACGAGCAGATCCTTAGCGATACCGGTACGGATGAGGATCATCACCGTCTGGGGCCCGGCGATGCGAAGAGTGGCGGTTTCGTTTCCGTATGCCTCGGCGACGGAAGTGATCGCGTTGTATGAATCGAGCAGGTCGTCCTCGGTCACGGGTATCCATGCTGCCGGGCGGTTTATGATCTCCGACGCTTTTGTATCGGCGGCAGGCGCCGGTTTTTTGTCTTCAAACGAGATGACCAGCTGCGTGGCTGAAAAATCATCCGAATACAGAATTCCTTTATAGATATCCCATTCCAAAAGGCGGTTTTTTATCGCCTCGATATCTGCGTCCGATTCGGGAATCTTCGTTACGACCGGCGTATTGACCATGCCTTCATCCCCGTTCATGATGATCTGGGCGTTGGAAAGGGACAGGACATCCTTGACGAACCTGATACGGCCGATTTCCTCCGTCAGTTCGGAAAGGTAGGAGAGGTTGTCTCCGGCAAAGATTGTTCCGTTTTTGAACTCGACACTCAACGATACCATCTCGTTGTTTCCGAACACCTCATCCATTTTTTCCGTGGTCACCCTCGACGGATGATCTTTGGGGAGAAAGTTCCTTACGGAATTATCGATTTTCATATTCGGAAGCTGGATCGCGAATACGATCGTCACCGCGATAATCGCGAAGATTATTATTTTTGGAAAGGAAAATAACCGTGCCATAGACGACTCCTTCTGTGATAATATAGTTAGCTAACGTTAGCTAACATGTAAATAACTGTTTCTCCTCAAAACCCGGGTTGCCCCCGTCTCTTTGTTAGTGAACGATAC contains the following coding sequences:
- a CDS encoding response regulator transcription factor, with amino-acid sequence MAISLLLSDDHKIMRDGLKSLVEQLPDIEIAGEAVDGIETIELARSLKPDIVIMDVTMPGLNGIEATRKILEENDGIRIIALSMHSNSRFITEMLSAGASGYLIKDCAFEELASAIKTVYHDGTYLSRSITGIVINDYVRKTAKKDGCRLHSLSEREYEVLKYLADGKNPKEIAWYLNISVKTVEAHRRRIMTKLSLAGIAELVKYAIREGITSPCITCTG
- a CDS encoding PAS domain-containing protein, translating into MLGRQKKHYKILVMTVLLAVTLSLTIFFHIFLKKGAVVTHFFYIPIILAAIWWKKGYIVALFLSLFLVLNHLFVRSGVEIYNDLLRAFMFVFVYFIVTMLSEKLIKTEKGLALIRTEMDQIFQNSVNGIAIIGPEGKIIKTNAMLKRLLERTESDIVGKRCSQILCNPDCDTARCPIKRITGGDTCVETIFEIGDTTGKKKKTCCSSATPFWDTEGTVKGFVFNIRDITEKMKTKKTLARYRSKLKAISSELTLAEEKERRRIATNLHDHIGQKLALAKIKLGALKASHKNHPDSSVIEEVRSLVEDTIRTTRSLTFTLSPPVLYEFGLIAAFEWLIDHYRDRYGLSCDFYTDIDRIDMNEDMSILLFKIINELLLNVVKHAGTDIAAVDIHGGDDGVTISVCDRGKGFDSGRLETIISGCKGFGLFNIRERLNYIGGRLDIESAEGAGTKVNLMIPFAKKSCLTGGKK
- a CDS encoding response regulator transcription factor codes for the protein MRIKIIVADDHRLMREGLLSLLAKEPEIEVVGKASDGHEVIRKTEILNPDIIIMDITMPGLNGIDTTGIINERFPEVKIIALSMHAHARFISGILEAGASGYLLKDCAFEELIAAVHMVYEGRMYLSPSITDVVVRDYVRQKSKTAGTAGIVLSIREREVLQLIAEGKSTKEIAAILYLSPKTVETHKRNIMEKTRISSIPELVKYAIGEGITSVDN
- a CDS encoding outer membrane lipoprotein-sorting protein gives rise to the protein MPGLYRNTLIILFMIATALLQAAEPDPYQIMKKAYSSQNPDEMESVAYMALRDADGTTNTRKLKIFTKKAPAGAKTFIEFLLPADVKGTKFLTIGNKSGEDDQRIYIPELGKVRKIASSSKNQTFMGSDLTYYDMEDRDVEDSSYTFVSTDTVNLAKDGEAAATECWVIESVPKDSSAPYSKSRIWISKGDFAICKSELYDKNGDLVKTIHIVEIKKSGAFIIPVKTLVVNVNGHKTLIKTEEIKVDHSIPDSVFTIQNLER
- a CDS encoding HAMP domain-containing protein, translated to MLKDLRMALKIGGGFTVVLIITGIVGIVAWIGMNGVADRVDKSDDVNRLVKYMLQARQQEKNFIIRGDKSYIDEVKKIVSDITSQAETTKNKFDQEVNKKQMDDVLSQTAVYEQAFDNYVSLQTRLDEQDTIMTNQARNVITAAEKMMTDQQAEYKKLLASGADRAAIQDKLLKSDDAGRLIIWALECRREEKNFIIRDDPAYADKVKTSALQIEELAQELKSRFQQTSNKELSDRVLESVRAYRQAFDRYVDLRDEQKAADEAMVKAARAADEICTNAREDQKAKMLAQMAQSNVVIWSGTGLAILLSLIIAVIITRSITKALRKGVDFAKNVADGNLTAHIDIYQNDEIGILVEALRNMVGKLNEIVMTVKGAADNVSSGSQQLSSSSEELSQGANEQAAAAEEVSSSMEQMGANIRQNADNALQTEKIALKASQDAEEGGKSVADTVLAMKEIAEKIRIIEEIARSTNMLALNAAIEAARAGEHGKGFAVVAAEVRKLAERSQIAAGEISELSSTSVAIAEKAGDMLKRIVPDIQKTAELVQEISAASKEQNSGVEQINKAIMQLDTVIQQNASASEEMASTSEELAGQAEQLLATMEFFRTDGNGNGRKSAHVLPDHTGGKKNMVTTHKINIGHLGSGKEHSAAETQTGITVVEDRRTKQKKNKNIKDGVDIDMGGNAAGDKRDEDFEEF
- a CDS encoding RND family transporter, with the protein product MARLFSFPKIIIFAIIAVTIVFAIQLPNMKIDNSVRNFLPKDHPSRVTTEKMDEVFGNNEMVSLSVEFKNGTIFAGDNLSYLSELTEEIGRIRFVKDVLSLSNAQIIMNGDEGMVNTPVVTKIPESDADIEAIKNRLLEWDIYKGILYSDDFSATQLVISFEDKKPAPAADTKASEIINRPAAWIPVTEDDLLDSYNAITSVAEAYGNETATLRIAGPQTVMILIRTGIAKDLLVMFPLVLAVLFIILALALKRLSGVLLIMLTVVLSVVWTFGIMALFDIPIAIMMTAIPILLVAVGSAYGIHMISHYYDEKVLSAGAGDAVREDGSEDTHRHIVLATIRKIGKPVLLAGLTTIAGFGALALSGITMIRYFGIFTAAGVASALVISLLFIPSLLLSGKRLAGKRSGGGKPRNGMLANGLTALGAAIIRRKKPILIISGIVIIISATGIPLINVGKPLIRFFKEETEIRKADAYINSTFSGTSILNVMITGNEIPASGQDGTDETGAFDESDFFTDSDFEAGNHPGEETPVMTTGGVQSKTSDRRSVKNPEILAAMDELSVYLRTKFPEVKKVSSVVDFIKRMNYVLNNSDSSYNEIPSDPEKYNLASNIGLRNLISKYLLLYSGNLDNLIDDMDDPESALMHIQMNNPHPAFIQNVKDAIREYSAANIEPLGYSVELAGDADMLMAVNDLIINTQIMSIAVSLCIVFLIVTVTFRSPVAGLLSLIPIVAAILMNFGIMGYFSIVLDTVTALVASVAIGIGIDYAIHFISIITDEMKKTGDWIAAVKKTLLSSGKAIVFNAVSVAAGFAVLFASSFSPLNELGLLICLTMVTSSVFSITVLPVLIVSVKPKFITKNGKEKNTGKGIPAGPDAREAREKKLLHSA